One window of Mus caroli chromosome 11, CAROLI_EIJ_v1.1, whole genome shotgun sequence genomic DNA carries:
- the Mief2 gene encoding mitochondrial dynamics protein MID49: MAEFSQKQRKQSGSEGLGSVVDFLLANARLVLGVGGAAVLGIATLAVKRLIDRATSPPDEDDTKGDSWKELSLLRATSPQKPQPPPAAFSQPLAPGSPSPSVPVEPTPTHSPMTPKLSTVAPLCLTFQERLLAFERKHVITPEAHVTLVKQLTGDIALELQAYLRSKFPELPFGALVPGGPLYDGLQAGTAERVRLLAPLELEPGLWSLVPGVDTVAREPRCWAVRRTQLEFHPRGCSPWDRFLVGGYLSSRVLLELLRKALSASVNWPAIGSLLGCLIWPDVASEELLLKVQHECLEFTLAVLMVVPGASTDDRLLLAWPLEGLASNLWLQDLYPVETARLRALDDRDAGTRGRLLLLLCGVCRGHPALVRLGWSHLTQVVLHLGEEEVAWTEEALGERFLQALEFLVGSLEQASLPCHFNPSVNLLGNFREEEIDDIGYVLYSGLQVPESLF; this comes from the exons ATGGCAGAGTTCTCCCAGAAGCAGAGGAAACAGAGCGGCAGCGAGGGCCTGGGCAGTGTGGTGGACTTCCTCTTGGCTAATGCTCGATTGGTGCTAGGTGTGGGTGGGGCTGCAGTGCTGGGCATTGCTACCCTGGCTGTAAAGCGG CTCATCGACAGGGCCACCAGCCCTCCAGATGAGGATGACACCAAGGGGGACAGCTGGAAGGAACTGAGCCTGCTGAGAGCCACATCACCCCAAAAGCCCCAACCCCCTCCTGCTGCCTTCAGCCAGCCCCTAGCTCCTgggtccccctccccctctgtgccAG TGGAGCCCACGCCCACTCATTCTCCCATGACACCTAAGCTCAGCACTGTAGCACCCCTGTGCCTGACGTTCCAGGAGAGGCTGCTGGCCTTCGAGCGCAAGCACGTGATTACCCCAGAAGCCCACGTGACGTTGGTGAAACAGCTGACTGGAGACATTGCCTTGGAGCTGCAGGCCTACTTGAGGAGCAAGTTCCCAGAACTGCCCTTTGGTGCACTCGTGCCTGGTGGGCCTCTCTACGACGGGCTCCAGGCAGGGACTGCTGAGCGCGTGCGCCTACTGGCGCCTCTGGAGTTGGAGCCGGGGCTATGGAGCCTGGTACCTGGCGTGGACACTGTGGCCAGGGAGCCTCGATGCTGGGCTGTACGCAGGACTCAGCTTGAGTTTCATCCCCGTGGGTGCAGCCCATGGGACCGCTTCCTGGTGGGGGGCTACCTCTCCTCCCGCGTCTTGCTGGAGCTGCTACGGAAGGCCCTGTCAGCCTCCGTCAACTGGCCAGCCATTGGCAGCCTGCTCGGGTGTCTGATCTGGCCCGATGTGGCTTCGGAGGAGCTGCTGCTCAAAGTGCAACACGAGTGCCTGGAGTTCACTTTAGCTGTGCTCATGGTAGTCCCTGGGGCCAGCACTGATGACCGCCTGCTGCTGGCTTGGCCCCTAGAGGGGCTAGCCAGCAATCTCTGGCTGCAGGATCTATATCCAGTAGAGACCGCCCGTTTGCGGGCCCTAGATGACCGGGATGCTGGTACTCGTGGgaggttgttgttgctgctgtgtgGTGTCTGTCGTGGCCATCCGGCTCTAGTGCGGCTGGGCTGGAGCCACCTGACTCAGGTGGTTCTGCATCTGGGTGAAGAGGAAGTGGCCTGGACTGAGGAGGCCTTGGGGGAACGGTTTCTGCAAGCCCTGGAGTTTCTGGTGGGCAGCTTGGAGCAGGCTAGCCTGCCCTGTCACTTCAACCCCAGTGTGAACCTCTTGGGTAACTTTCGGGAAGAGGAGATTGATGACATTGGCTACGTGTTATATAGCGGTCTTCAGGTTCCTGAAAGCCTATTCTAG